A window of the Lepisosteus oculatus isolate fLepOcu1 chromosome 14, fLepOcu1.hap2, whole genome shotgun sequence genome harbors these coding sequences:
- the LOC138242668 gene encoding RING finger protein 112-like yields the protein MSSACLMSEQQQEAVESSLFPDLEQEDIGSSVLSEPQCSICLGSFSKPVIIQCGHEFCQDCIESFWVDLVVTCPQCHKVCERASTVKREEGSGKPIQLVHVSPDGSLLLKENVLRQCFLRSDVRETPLCVVAIVGERRKGKSFLLNYLLRKLSKMVAPHPLRSLYKAVSYSPDIPPPPLSV from the exons ATGTCTTCGGCCTGCCTGATGTccgagcagcagcaggaggcagTAGAGAGCTCTCTGTTTCCCGATCTCGAGCAGGAGGACATAGGAAGCTCCGTGTTGTCTGAGCCTCAGTGCTCCATTTGCTTGGGCAGTTTCTCCAAGCCAGTGATTATCCAGTGTGGCCACGAGTTCTGCCAAGACTGCATCGAGTCCTTCTGGGTCGACCTCGTGGTCACCTGTCCCCAATGCCACAAGGTGTGTGAGCGTGCGAGCACAGTCAAGAGAGAGGAG GGCTCTGGCAAGCCCATTCAGCTGGTCCATGTCAGTCCTGATGGCTCCCTCCTGTTGAAAGAGAATGTGCTTCGGCAGTGTTTCCTGCGCTCAGATGTAAGGGAGACTCCACTCTGTGTGGTGGCCATTGTCGGGGAGAGGAGGAAGGGCAAGTCTTTCCTCCTCAACTACCTCCTGCGCAAACTGTCTAAAATGGTGGCACCCCACCCCCTCCGCTCTCtgtataaagcagtgtcatacagccctgacatcccacccccaccactctctgtgtaa